DNA sequence from the Papio anubis isolate 15944 chromosome 7, Panubis1.0, whole genome shotgun sequence genome:
gaaagtatttgttatttttccccatttagaATAGAACAAAATCAAGAACATAGGAAGAAATACCATTTATTCCAATTTCAGAGATAGGTCCCTTCAGCTATCTTTCTATGACACATTTGTTTTAGCAGGGCAATTGGTAATCTAGGATGTGGGGACTGGGCTTCACAATATGCAGCTAAAAGCCTTTGTATTATATGAATGAAATTGCATCCTATATCCAGCCTTGGAAGACCTTAGTACCTGAAGGATGTTGTTTTGTTCCTGATACTTGACCCATTCCATTTTCCTCTGTTGCTTTTCCTGGTGGAAGAAAGAGcctctgggtgacaaagtaaattGAGATCAGAAATCAGTTTTCTCAATATGCTGCAAAAGCCTTATAGCAAAATTATAGTGTCACAATTTACTATTAAATTGACTTTAACTGCAGGATTCTCTTAATTGGCCTCAACTGTACAAGCCACCCTCTAAAAGCCAAATGAATAGAGTTATTTTCTCTTGGTGAGTTGTTTATGGGAAGATGAGATACAAACATAATATCTGAAAAACTGAATACATTTTCAAAGACAAATGAACAGGAGTTCTGACATCATTTAGCTGTTGCAGAGTTATCATTGTTGGTATAGCTTCTCTCACTTTTTCCTAATATGATTTCCCAGAAACTTGTGATATCACTCTGACTTAAATATAGTAACACAGGGGAACCAAATCTATAAAAATTGGTCCAAGAGCACACCATAGCTTGGGCAAATTACTGCAACATTAAAGATTTCTAATTTACTAGTTCTAAAAGCCATTACCATTCAGAATGGCTGTACTACCTTCCTTATATCCTTCACTTTCTCTGCAAATGATTTCTCCAGTTCACTCTCAGTCTTCCTAGGTGATGAGGGGGATTTGGGAGCCTGGGATGAAAGAAGAGAGCTAAAGGAATAAGAGGTTCCAGGAAAGAAGTGCAATGTCTCAGCAGGTCATAAATCTAATAAACCCTAAAAACCCAGATCCTACCTATCTGCCTACCCAAATTAGCCCTGATTGTCAGCAGGCTGTTTCCAGCGGTGTGACATTGACGATCTTGAAATTTTAAGTACATGCAGTCCACTTGCCTTTCCATCCTGCAAGTCTGCCTTGTTTTTTATCTGTGGTGCTTTTTGTTGATCACTGAGTTCTTCTGCCTCGAATGTCTGTGGAAAGACATTTTGGCAAAGCTTTAAAGTAGTGGAAATTAAAGAGGGAAGTGGAAAACCAGTATGGGTCAAGGCTTTGGTTCCTGCCTGTCAGCAGCTTCTCAGGGCCTGGCATGAAAAGTGTACTACCAAAGGCAAGTCAGAATGTAGTGAGCCCTTCTTTCATTCGGTCCCTTGAGTGTACCTTATAGGAATGAAAACTATTAGCTGGACCCTTAGCCAGTCACTACTCTAAGCTACTTACTGCATTACTCTACTTATTTTCCTTACTGTACTACATTACAGacattctcatttaatcttcacagttcTTTGAGGAccatttttgtttccatattatagatgagaaaactgagacttggagaggTTATTTGTttagggtcacacagctaggaaagtACAGAGTTGGAATTTGAACCAGATCTTTCTGATTCTGAAGCCTGTGTTCTTGAACACTAGGCTTGCTGCTCTTCTCCATGTCTTCTTACTAAAATACGAGTAGCTAAAGTTGATCACGAGTTAAGTGTATGGATGTCCCTTTTGAGAGCTCTGTAGAAGCTGGATTTAGATAGAGGAATTGTGCTGGCACATTTCCTAATACAAGGACTCGAGAATCCAAGAACTAAAACTTCTAACAATTCATAGAACTAATTTGTAACTGCCCACAAGAAGCTGGAGCACATCTCAATACGAGATGCAGGGCTTTAAGGTATTCTGATTATTTGTGGAAAagtgagataaaaaaaaaaagacagagatccCACTATATACCTGTTTATATCACAAGACACAATCTACTCTTCTAGTTGCATAGTCTGTGAAGAAGCACTTGGGTCCCAAGGGATTAGTCTTGGACAAAGTCTTAGACAAGGAACAAAGGAATTCCCTGTCCCCTTCCCCCTACTCCCTGGCTCTGGTTTCCCAGCAAAAGGtcctaatatttttatcttaaacaATGCAGTGATTGTTGTAAAATTATAGGATCATTAGAATTaggtattcatttgtttattcattcaacttaCATTTATCGATTCTCTACTATGTTCCAAGCATTGTGCTAGGAGCTATAGATTCGGATAAAGCAATCAAGATACTGAAGGAGCTTGAGAAGATACAGAGGAGGCAGGGAaacaagaaacaatttaaaaagtaatactacaataataataattttatattataaacaatgctattGAGCACATGAGCAGAGTTATATaatagaaaagaggagaaagatgcCCTACTTTACATGGAGAAACAAGGATGGCCTCTCTAAGGagatgacatttaagctgagacctgaaggatgagaatGAGCCAACTATGAGAAAATAGCATTACAGGCAGTAGGGAAGACGAGCAAAATCCTTGAGATAGGAAAAGGCGTGGCATAAAAAGTTGCATAGAAAGCAAGGGAAGGACATCTATGAGAGGAAACTGAAGAGTGGGCAAGAGCCAGATTATGCCACAATTAGTGGCTGTAAAGGTTTTTCATAAGAAGAGTAAcatgctttgttttaaaaagttcacCTTGTCTAATGTGTAGAGAATGGATTGGAATGAGGCATGGTGGAAGCAAGGACATGAAACAATGAGGATGGGGGCCAGAGGAAAGGGAGGTTCTTTGCATTGTGATCTGTAGGGCAATGCTTTCAATAGATCCTTAGAGGCACACCTTGTTCCATAGCATCTCCATTTCCTTCCGAAGcgtcttatttttcctttcctgttgGAGGGGGAAGAACCAAACAAACAGAAGCATGTATTTGTCCAGCCATTGAAGTGGGTTTGGAAGAAGTTACTAGATAATGGTGGGAAAGGGTCCAGGGACATAGTAAACCACAGAGGAAGGCAATGAATGGGTCTAACCCCAAATCCAGGTGTAACTCCAAATCCAACATAAGAGATGTTGTtgttggtgatgatgatgatgatgatgatggtaaaaaaaaaatccaagttattttttaagtaataactttaattataataattgtgAGATAATATCTATAGAAATGAGTTCCTAACACTTAAGATGTTCTTATATGACCATTTCTTGGGGGCTTAGAccattaattttaattcttaagaTCTTTTACATTGctgattaaaagaaaatcttatacGAATCCCACAGAgcaaactatttattttattttattttgataggtgtttttctattctttatagcAGATATTTTACTATTCTTTCTGAAACATGAAGAGTTAATATGGTCATATTCATTAACTCTCtagataaaaagtttttaaaagtcaaagaataGAATTTTTGCTAGCTAGTCCTGTTCTTCCCAACATTCCATCTGACTCCCTTTGGGTCGCCCTGGACTTTCTAGATCAAGGAGATATGTGTGTTGGAGCATCGGATGCCAGAGATGAGTactctgtctttctctccacATCTGACACTGCAATGGAATTGATCCCTATTCAGGAGGCTGTTGCTGGAGTACCTCCAACTTCTTACCAGGTTCTGTTTCATCTCCTCTGCTTCTTTAAGGAGCTCCATGACCGAGGATTCCTCACACCCCTTCCCTGCCATGATCTGCCTCATGATCTGAAGACTAGAAGAAAGAGAGGCATCATAAAACATACATACCTCCTTAAGGGTAATACTGATGTTCTGCAACCAGTCAGAAAGTACTCTACCATGAAAGTTAGATGGGGACTGAAATCTCAGGAGTTATGGAAGCCCTTCTGGTAATAGAAGATCTCTATAACTAAGATGTTTCCATTTCTAATTGACATTTGCCTATCTATGTGCTCTAGAATGAATTCTTTGCTCTTTAATGCTTAAAACTTAGGTCTCCAACAGCCAGGGAGAGTCCTTTCCACCCCCTCGGAAGAATGTTGCAGTGTGTGACTTTTGGGAGAAGAAGGGGTAATTCTACCCCCTCTTTAAGAAGAGGTTGAAGAACCTGCTGTCTTCTAGGATAAATCCCAGAGTTATTTCCTAACCCATCTCTGTCCTCTGTCCACTTTCTCCCACCTCCATGCTTATTCATATAAGAACATTTGAGTCTATTGGGGaagtcactgatatcctttcgCAGCCCCAGAGAATGCAAGCCATTCAACTAGAACAAAATCTGAATCAAAATCAAGTCTTTGTGAGAGAGAATATTCCTTAAAggcataaattattttatgtttgtgttcTTGTACTTTTTTCTCCCCAGTTCTAAGGAGAGAACACAATTCTAAGCCTTTGTGTTTCTTGCTCTGAGAGAAGTCTGTGTTGCTGAGTTGTAAGCAGCTGGTGCTTGACCACAACTTTCTGCCTGGGTTTTGTTCTCCAAAAATATGAGTCCTTTAAGATGCTTATGATAAGGATGTAGAGTAAAGGTAGACTCACTGAGGTGAGATGTTCTGAGACTAGAAAGGAAACAGTGTTTGTGGGTCTCAAGTACAGTGAGTGCTCTGGTAAAGGGTTAAGACTTCAGCTGCCTAGTATGTTTAGAGAGGCCGTGCCTTAATTCAGAGGGCTCCTAGGCTTAGAAAATACTGCCATTCCACTGCTTGGCATAGAAAAAGCAGAgttatttattctaaaatgatCATGCACAAGAAAGCATCTGTGTGACCGTGGTAAACTAATGCTATTAAAGGCCTTTCACTATTTCTTGGATGGGCAGCCTGGGGAGGAAGAGTTATAACTTGCCCCGTGAAATAAGGGCTGAGTCATGTTTaatttactaaaagaaaataaaggatttgTTGTCACCCTGACTTGGTAGTTACAAATTCTTTGCCTACTACAGCTGAATTTCCAAACCTTTTAGTAATTGATAAACCAAAATTTGTAAGTAATTATTCCCAGTCCTATGGAGATTAAGTTCTCTAGCCTTTTTACCTCTAGGAATCCAGAATAAGAGCCCATACCTCCTTTGTTTTTCCTCCAAGTTAGACATTAACTTTTGGAATAAGAGGTTGTTTTTATCTTCTAGAGGTTTGAGCATCTCTAGCAGTTCCTGCTTCCTTAGCATTAAGTCCTCATTTAATTCCTTCAAGTAGTTGTCATCTATTTTAGAACTTCTGTGGGAAGAGGCACAATAATATCTGCCTTTAGCCtgggttgagagagagagagaaagagagaccctCTTTTCTATTTAGCATCTTCCGTCAAAGACTCACCTTATTTTTGAGGGCAGGTAAGATCCTGGAGAGTTTGCACCACTTGTCATCTTGAAGGGTAACTTCTAAGAATAAAGAGGCCTTCCTGAAAATATGTGCCTTTTTTCCTATCCAGTTAAGTCATCATTTTTGTGCTGCTGTTCTTGAAACTCCTGCTGCAGTGGACTGATCTTAGCTACAGCGAGGTCACAATGGCCCTAATTCCACATAATCAACAAGTCTTTAAAGTAATTTCAACATCAATGGCAATTTGTTGACTGGAAATACTAACTACATAATGATCAGTTCTTGCCTTAGATCTAGCCAAATGACAAAGTTTTATTCTGAAGTCTTTGAATGAATGGGATGGAATCACATCATATCTACATTATGGAATTCCTTTTGTGTTAGAAAATGTTGGACTGTCAAAAACAACTCATCAATACCTTCTTTCATGGCAACAAACCTCTGTGAAATGCCACTATCTGTAAAGCACAGTGACAGATTCTGCaagtaaagaaaagataaagacacAGCATCTACCTTTTGGGGGCCTcaggaggaagaaggaatacttctaagagacttttttttaaaaaaagaggtcaAACTGGCAAATACAAGGTATGGAtataatagaataatataatatatgaGCCACTGTCATTATTTTTCAGTCTCTAAAACTTGATATTACATAATGGCAGGTAAAAGAATACTGGACATGTAGCAAGAGGATTTAATTTGTGAAAGATTCATATCATCAGTATGTCCTTCCATAACCACACGCTTTCCTGAAAGATTGTATAATAATTCTAGCCTCCCTTCAGGATTTTCTggttctgcttctattttcttctttattataatCACATTTCTTTTGGACCTTAAGATATCTTGTCTTCATCTATGTCACTTATTGGAAGATAATCCAGTTATACATTTGTGTTTTTCATGCCCTTT
Encoded proteins:
- the CCDC196 gene encoding putative coiled-coil domain-containing protein 196; protein product: MTSGANSPGSYLPSKIRSSKIDDNYLKELNEDLMLRKQELLEMLKPLEDKNNLLFQKLMSNLEEKQRSLQIMRQIMAGKGCEESSVMELLKEAEEMKQNLERKNKTLRKEMEMLWNKTFEAEELSDQQKAPQIKNKADLQDGKAPKSPSSPRKTESELEKSFAEKVKDIRKEKQQRKMEWVKYQEQNNILQNDFHGKVIQLRIEALKNYQKANDLKLSLYLQQNFEPMQAFLNLPGSQGTMGTTTMDRVTTGRNEHQVRILGAKIYTEQQGTKGSQPDDAGGRLFFLRSLSDEALKN